Within the Trichoderma breve strain T069 chromosome 3, whole genome shotgun sequence genome, the region attttcttcatcatatTGACAACATCTTTTTGCCTCCGTCATGACATTTTGCTCCGCACGGCGGCACGCGCGCAGGGATTGCCCATATTCATCAGGTCATGCCACGAGTCGTCTTGATCCGCCGTTCCGGTAGTTGGCAAAATGTCTCTTCAGCATTTGGTGTGGAAAAACGTGTGCGCCGCATGCAGGGACCACTAAAatggagttgaagatgaggagctCCGTGGCACTCAGGTGGTAGGCCTAAAGCTACAGGAAGCCATGCGGAGTACGCAGCCGGAGGTACTGTGTACCTGTGCTGCTGTCGAGATTGAGCAGCGGTTGGTACTTGCGACCTCGGGGGCGTTGGTTCCGCCACTCCTGTTCAATGCGTTTTGCCGCAAATGGCCGGCTCTGCCCTGGTATCCTCTACGGCCCGAACTGGAatccagatgaagaatgggCGGTACACTCTACTCCGCTGTCGACTCGGGATGAAGACCCAGACAATACCTCTGTGTGGGACAGCGATACAATAGGTAGCCGTGCCTAATAAGCGTACTAGGTGGTCTCTGCCGACTCTCCCTCTGCTTTATCAAGTACTCACCCATCCCTGTCGAGTAGTACAGAAGTATCTCCTGGGCCTGTCCACTACAAGCCCCTTATTCGCCCCCTGTAGCGTAGCGTCGAAGGACGCTAGAGTGTCTTGGTGTCTCGAAGAGAAGCTCGATGGCAGGCTCGGCCGCCGCAGGCACTAGAGACCCCCCGGTCATGCATAGAAAGAACCGCCAAGGGCCCCCATGCAAATGCCATGCTTCGGCAGCAGCTTGCTCAATACAGGTTGTTTAGACTGACTGCTGTAAGAAATCCATCCCCCCAAAGGCACAATAGGCTGTCGCAGTTTGTCATCCCCGGCGCCTTTTGAACGGGGGACGGCAAAGGGTTTAATCTTgtcattttcttctcttctcttctcctcgtaCTGTACCTCTGGTCACCACTTTTCTGCCGAGTGTTAGTGCTGTCTGTCCGGCAAGGTAGTGTAAGTTCAGTGTCGttggcttgcttgcttgcttaGTTGTACTTGAACCTTGCCTACTTGGTAGTTCAAACCTCTTTCTCCAAGCccgtcttctcttctcctctccatccgTGCCCTGATCCTCACCCCGATCGACGACGGACGGCGACGATTGACGGACCCTACACAGCGACGGGCCGACAGGGACTCGAGATTGACAGGGGCCTTTTCGCGCAGCACAGAGACGACCGCGAAACAAAGGggcgaagagagagaaagcccGGGAAGCACCGCATTTCCCTCCCAATCGAACGTTGGCAGCACGGTAGCATTTTTGCTAAGCGACAATCTTGCCATTGCAAACTGACACGCCTTGGACGCACACACTTGCGCACATAcgtcaaaaaaagaaaagacaaagtaGCCGCTATTTCTGCCGCTACCCGTTGATTCAAGCCTTCTCCGTAGGCCGCCGCTTCCGTGAACGCGACTTCACGACCCGGCCGCCGATTCAGCCATTGCACATCACATACACCATTTAGACCGTCACGACGGCCAATCCTTGGTCACAGAACGCCACGATGTGCTTCGGCGCTCGGAACAAGaacgaagatggcgaggctCGCTCGCGAGAGCTGGACAAGGTCATCCGccaggaggagaagcgcatgGCTAAAGAAGtcaagctgttgctgttgggtAAGTCTTGCTTGTGATATCCTGCTGaaaccttttcttttccttttgctttttttctccagctTCGGCTGCTAGGGGAAAAGATAACATAGCAATGGACAGCAATGGAATGGACAAAGGCATAGCATCAATTGCTGCTCTAAAATTGAATATGCTAACGCGCTCATCTATAGGTGCTGGAGAGTCTGGAAAGTCTACAATTctgaagcagatgaagctTATCTATGCTCAAGGCTTCAACAAGAGCGAAAGACTTGATTTCAAGCCAGTCATCTTCAGCAACATTGTCCAGTCATTCAAGACCATCTCCGAGGCCATGTCCGAGATTGGAATCGAATATGACAGCCCAGATAACGAGGTTTGTAATCACCACCGTGCCTCGGCCCCCTCCTTATCGCTGCACAACCATTGCATGTGTCTATCTATGCTCCTAACGTCAGCCCCgtgtttgtgcttgtgttACGCTATCCGTGGACGCAATGCCATATCGCACTGAAGAGCAATAAGGGTGCTACACAGCTCAATATCCTGAAACACTTACTAACGCGCATGCTATTTATAGAAATACATGGCTCACATTTTGGTTGACAACGAAATCAGCCCAGACAGTGGCATGCCTGAGGACTACCTAGAGCCTATCAAGGCGCTATGGCAAGACAGCGGAGTGCTGGCGGCAGTTGCCAAGGGCAATGAATACGCCTTACACGATAACCTCACATAGTCAGTCCACCCTTTGCTGCTTAGGCAGCTGCAACGTTATTTATCTAGCTGCAGCGAAATGGCTAACTCCCGTCCAGCTTTGTTACAGACATTGACCGGATATGGGCTGACGGCTACGTACCGAATGACCAAGATCTGCTCCGCTCTCGATTGAGAACTACAGGTATCACAGAAACCGTCTTTGACCTTGGCCAGCTGACATACCGTATGTTTGATGTCGGTGGCCAGAGATCAGAACGAAAGAAGTGGATCCACTGTTTCGAGAATGTCAACTGTCTGCTCTTCCTGGTTGCTATTAGTGGTTACGATCAGTGTCTCGTGGAAGACAAGGATGGCGTAAGTTTTGATTGCAAGAGAAGATCTACTCAACGATACGCGATGCACTGACATGAGACGATAGAACCAAATGAACGAGGCTTTGATGCTATGGGAATCCATCGCCAACTCACACTGGTTCACCATGACATCCTTGATCCTGTTCCTCAACAAGATGGATCTGTTCAAAGAGAAGCTACCCAAGAGCCCGATCTCCAAGTACGGATTCACCGATTATCACGGACCCGACGACGACTACAAGGCGGCCAGCAAATACTTCCTAGACAAATTCCGAGCTCTGAGCAGGAACCCCGAAAAAGAAATCTACGGCCATTTCACAAATGCCACCGACACAAACCTGCTGAAAATCACAATGGGCTCCGTCCAAGACATGATTATCCAGCGAAACCTCAAAAAGTTAATACTATAAGGTCCCTAACGTACTTTTCAATCTATTGCTACAGTGCGTGGTAGCGTGGATTATTAACACTTGTGTTTTTCCAGGTTACTTATTTAGAGCacctttttcatctttccATCAATGTTGTTATTATCGTCGCCTACTCGTTATTTTACCTGCCTGGATCTCGATTCACGCTTCGACCACCGGTTTATTTTTGACACCTAGGTTTAGGGCTGCTGCCTGAGTCGACTCGGCCCCCCTTTTCATGCATGATTATGGCATTTTACGGCTTCACA harbors:
- a CDS encoding g-protein alpha subunit domain-containing protein, translating into MCFGARNKNEDGEARSRELDKVIRQEEKRMAKEVKLLLLGAGESGKSTILKQMKLIYAQGFNKSERLDFKPVIFSNIVQSFKTISEAMSEIGIEYDSPDNEKYMAHILVDNEISPDSGMPEDYLEPIKALWQDSGVLAAVAKGNEYALHDNLTYFVTDIDRIWADGYVPNDQDLLRSRLRTTGITETVFDLGQLTYRMFDVGGQRSERKKWIHCFENVNCLLFLVAISGYDQCLVEDKDGNQMNEALMLWESIANSHWFTMTSLILFLNKMDLFKEKLPKSPISKYGFTDYHGPDDDYKAASKYFLDKFRALSRNPEKEIYGHFTNATDTNLLKITMGSVQDMIIQRNLKKLIL